The proteins below come from a single Vicia villosa cultivar HV-30 ecotype Madison, WI unplaced genomic scaffold, Vvil1.0 ctg.001217F_1_1, whole genome shotgun sequence genomic window:
- the LOC131634063 gene encoding cytochrome c oxidase subunit 3 — protein MIESQRHSYHLVDPSPWPISGSLGALATTVGGVMYMHSFQGGATLLSLGLIFILYTMFVWWRDVLRESTLEGHHTKVVQLGPRYGSISFIVSEVMFLFAFFRASSHSSLAPTVEIGGIWPPKGIGVLDPREIPFLNTPILLSSGAAVTWAHHAILAGKEKRAVYALVATVSLALVFTGFQGMEYYQAPFTISDSIYGSTFFLATGFHGFHVIIGTLFLIICGIRQYLGHLTKEHHVGFEAAAWYWHFVDVVRLFPFVSIYWWGGI, from the coding sequence ATGATTGAATCTCAGAGGCATTCTTATCATTTGGTAGATCCAAGTCCATGGCCTATTTCGGGTTCACTCGGAGCTTTGGCAACCACCGTAGGAGGTGTGATGTACATGCACTCATTTCAAGGGGGTGCAACACTTCTCAGTTTGGGCCTAATATTTATCCTATATACCATGTTTGTATGGTGGCGCGATGTTCTACGTGAATCCACGTTGGAAGGACATCATACCAAAGTCGTACAATTAGGACCTCGATATGGTTCTATTTCGTTCATCGTATCGGAGGTTATGTTCCTTTTTGCTTTTTTTCGGGCTTCTTCTCATTCTTCTTTGGCACCTACGGTAGAGATCGGGGGTATTTGGCCCCCAAAAGGGATTGGGGTTTTAGATCCTCGGGAAATCCCATTTCTTAATACCCCTATTCTCCTTTCATCCGGAGCAGCCGTAACTTGGGCTCATCATGCTATACTCGCGGGGAAGGAAAAACGAGCAGTTTACGCTTTAGTAGCAACCGTTTCACTGGCTCTAGTATTCACTGGCTTTCAAGGAATGGAATATTATCAAGCACCCTTCACTATTTCGGATAGTATTTATGGTTCTACCTTTTTCTTAGCAACTGGCTTTCATGGTTTTCATGTGATTATAGGTACTCTTTTCTTGATCATATGTGGTATTCGCCAATATCTTGGTCATCTGACCAAGGAGCATCACGTTGGCTTTGAAGCAGCTGCATGGTACTGGCATTTTGTAGACGTGGTTCGGTTATTCCCATTTGTCTCTATCTATTGGTGGGGAGGTATATGA